The Saccharopolyspora gloriosae genome has a segment encoding these proteins:
- the purL gene encoding phosphoribosylformylglycinamidine synthase subunit PurL, whose protein sequence is MAQRAELDTVGIAKSSPELDQPYRELGLKDDEYQRIREILGRRPTDAELAMYSVMWSEHCSYKSSKVHLKYFGETTTPEMREKMLAGIGENAGVVDIGDGWAVTFKLESHNHPSYVEPYQGAATGVGGIVRDIMAMGARPVAVADPLRFGPADAPDTRRVLPGVVAGVGGYGNCLGLPNIGGEVVFDESYAGNPLVNAMCVGVMKTEDLHLAHASGAGNKIILFGARTGLDGIGGVSVLASETFDGDDSGPGRKKLPSVQVGDPFTEKVLIECCLELYHSGLVVGIQDLGGAGLSCATSELASAGDGGMRVDLDQVPLRAEGMNPAEVLSSESQERMCAVVRPEDVDAFMEVCAKWDALATVIGEVTDGDNLEIYWHDELVVDVPPRTVAHEGPVYERPVQRPGEQDLIAADNANTLTRPSTSDELRETLLKLAASPNLCSREWVTDQYDRYVRGNTVLAQPSDGGVLRIDEETGRGVAIATDCNARYTRLDPYAGAQLALAEAYRNVATTGATPMAVTNCLNFGSPEDPGVMWQFQQAVRGLADACVELGIPVTGGNVSFYNQTGSQPILPTPVVGVLGTIDDVTRRIPTGIGGEEGETLLLLGDTREEFGGSEWARVVHGHLGGTPPKVDLAREKLLAEVLLAGSRDGMISAAHDLSEGGLAQALVETALIGECGARVILPEGADPFVALFSESAGRVLVAVPRSEELRFTDMCAARELPCAKVGVADAAASSLDIQDIADIPLTELRAAWEGTLPALFG, encoded by the coding sequence GTGGCGCAGCGCGCGGAGCTGGACACCGTGGGCATCGCGAAGTCCTCCCCGGAGCTCGACCAGCCGTACCGCGAACTCGGCCTCAAGGACGACGAGTACCAGCGGATCCGCGAGATCCTGGGCCGCCGCCCCACCGACGCCGAGCTGGCGATGTACTCGGTGATGTGGAGCGAGCACTGCTCGTACAAGTCCTCGAAGGTGCACCTGAAGTACTTCGGCGAGACGACCACGCCGGAGATGCGGGAGAAGATGCTCGCGGGCATCGGCGAGAACGCCGGTGTGGTCGACATCGGTGACGGCTGGGCCGTCACGTTCAAGCTCGAATCGCACAACCACCCGTCGTACGTGGAGCCCTACCAGGGCGCGGCCACGGGTGTCGGCGGCATCGTCCGCGACATCATGGCGATGGGCGCCCGCCCGGTCGCGGTGGCGGACCCGCTGCGCTTCGGCCCGGCGGACGCGCCGGACACCCGCCGGGTGCTGCCCGGTGTGGTCGCGGGTGTCGGCGGCTACGGCAACTGCCTGGGCTTGCCGAACATCGGCGGCGAGGTCGTGTTCGACGAGTCCTACGCGGGCAATCCGCTGGTCAACGCCATGTGCGTGGGCGTGATGAAGACCGAGGACCTGCACCTGGCGCACGCCAGCGGCGCGGGCAACAAGATCATCCTGTTCGGTGCGCGCACCGGCCTCGACGGCATCGGCGGCGTGTCGGTGCTGGCTTCGGAGACGTTCGACGGCGACGACAGCGGCCCCGGCCGCAAGAAGCTGCCGAGCGTCCAGGTGGGCGACCCGTTCACCGAGAAGGTGCTCATCGAGTGCTGCTTGGAGCTCTACCACTCGGGTCTGGTCGTGGGCATCCAGGACTTGGGCGGCGCGGGCCTGTCGTGCGCCACTTCGGAGCTGGCTTCGGCCGGTGACGGCGGCATGCGCGTCGACCTGGACCAGGTGCCGCTGCGCGCGGAGGGCATGAACCCGGCGGAGGTCCTCTCCAGCGAGTCGCAGGAGCGCATGTGCGCCGTGGTGCGTCCGGAGGACGTGGACGCCTTCATGGAGGTCTGCGCGAAGTGGGACGCCCTGGCCACGGTGATCGGTGAGGTCACCGACGGGGACAACCTGGAGATCTACTGGCACGACGAGCTCGTCGTGGACGTGCCGCCGCGCACCGTGGCGCACGAGGGTCCGGTCTACGAGCGCCCGGTGCAGCGCCCCGGTGAGCAGGACCTGATCGCCGCGGACAACGCGAACACGCTCACCCGTCCGTCCACTTCGGACGAACTGCGGGAGACGCTGCTGAAGTTGGCGGCCTCGCCGAACCTGTGCTCCCGCGAGTGGGTCACCGACCAGTACGACCGGTACGTGCGGGGCAACACGGTGCTCGCCCAGCCGTCGGACGGCGGTGTGCTGCGGATCGACGAGGAGACGGGCCGCGGCGTCGCGATCGCCACGGACTGCAACGCCCGCTACACCCGGCTGGACCCGTACGCGGGCGCGCAGCTGGCGTTGGCGGAGGCGTACCGCAACGTCGCCACGACCGGTGCCACGCCGATGGCGGTGACGAACTGCCTGAACTTCGGTTCGCCGGAGGATCCGGGCGTGATGTGGCAGTTCCAGCAGGCGGTGCGCGGTCTCGCGGACGCCTGCGTGGAGCTGGGCATCCCGGTGACGGGCGGCAACGTCAGCTTCTACAACCAGACCGGCAGCCAGCCGATCCTGCCGACTCCGGTGGTGGGCGTGCTGGGCACGATCGACGACGTGACGCGCCGCATCCCCACCGGCATCGGCGGTGAGGAGGGCGAGACGCTGCTGCTGCTCGGGGACACCCGCGAGGAGTTCGGCGGCTCGGAGTGGGCGCGGGTCGTGCACGGTCACCTCGGCGGCACGCCGCCGAAGGTGGACTTGGCGCGGGAGAAGCTGCTCGCCGAGGTGCTGCTGGCCGGTTCCCGCGACGGCATGATCTCCGCCGCGCACGACCTGTCCGAGGGCGGGCTGGCGCAGGCGCTGGTGGAGACCGCGCTGATCGGCGAGTGCGGTGCCCGGGTGATCCTGCCCGAGGGCGCGGACCCGTTCGTGGCGCTGTTCTCGGAGTCGGCCGGTCGCGTGCTGGTTGCGGTGCCGCGCAGCGAGGAACTGCGCTTCACCGACATGTGCGCGGCGCGCGAGCTGCCCTGCGCGAAGGTCGGCGTCGCCGACGCGGCCGCGTCCAGCCTGGACATCCAGGACATCGCCGACATCCCGCTGACGGAACTCCGCGCGGCCTGGGAGGGAACCCTCCCGGCGCTGTTCGGCTGA
- the purQ gene encoding phosphoribosylformylglycinamidine synthase subunit PurQ, which yields MSPKIGVITFPGTLDDVDAQRAARRAGAEAVPLWHADADLRGVDAVIVPGGFSYGDYLRCGAIAKFAPVMGEVVRAAGQGMPVLGICNGFQILCEAGLLPGALTRNSALHFVCRDQWLKVENNTSAWTSRYDQGAELLVPLKSGEGAYMADEAVLDELEGEGRVLFRYSGDDPNGSLRGIAGITDARGRVAGLMPHPEHAIDPLTGPTDDGLGMFLSVLDVLVAA from the coding sequence ATGAGCCCGAAGATCGGCGTCATCACCTTCCCCGGCACGCTCGACGACGTGGACGCGCAGCGCGCCGCGCGCCGAGCGGGTGCCGAAGCGGTCCCGCTGTGGCACGCCGACGCGGATCTGCGCGGCGTGGACGCGGTGATCGTGCCCGGCGGGTTCTCCTACGGGGACTACCTGCGCTGCGGCGCCATCGCGAAGTTCGCCCCGGTGATGGGCGAGGTGGTGCGCGCGGCCGGGCAGGGCATGCCGGTGCTCGGCATCTGCAACGGCTTCCAGATCCTCTGCGAGGCCGGCCTGCTGCCGGGTGCGCTGACCCGGAACTCGGCGCTGCACTTCGTGTGCCGCGACCAGTGGCTCAAGGTGGAGAACAACACCTCCGCGTGGACGTCCCGCTACGACCAGGGCGCTGAGCTGCTGGTGCCGTTGAAGTCCGGCGAAGGCGCCTACATGGCCGACGAGGCCGTGCTGGACGAGCTCGAGGGTGAAGGCCGCGTGCTGTTCCGCTACTCCGGGGACGACCCGAACGGTTCGCTGCGCGGGATCGCGGGCATCACCGACGCCCGCGGCCGGGTCGCGGGGCTCATGCCGCACCCCGAGCACGCCATCGATCCGTTGACCGGTCCCACCGACGACGGTCTCGGCATGTTCCTGTCCGTTCTCGACGTACTGGTGGCAGCGTGA
- the purS gene encoding phosphoribosylformylglycinamidine synthase subunit PurS — protein MARVVVDVMPKQEILDPQGQAVATALPRLGFEGISEVRQGKRFELEVADDVDDATLAKIAETLLANPVIEDFVVRRVEA, from the coding sequence GTGGCCCGAGTCGTCGTCGACGTCATGCCCAAGCAGGAGATCCTCGATCCGCAGGGTCAGGCGGTGGCCACCGCGCTGCCCCGGCTCGGTTTCGAGGGCATCTCCGAAGTCCGCCAGGGGAAGCGGTTCGAGCTGGAGGTCGCCGACGACGTCGACGACGCCACGCTCGCCAAGATCGCCGAAACGCTGCTGGCCAACCCCGTGATCGAGGACTTCGTCGTCCGCAGGGTGGAAGCATGA
- a CDS encoding NAD-dependent epimerase/dehydratase family protein, whose product MKMLILGGTLFLSREVAAAAVRHGHDVTCAARGTSGTVPAGAALVPVDRDDPDGLRELAGEPFDAVVDVATMSLPWVSRALAALGDGTAHWTFVSSINAYADTTTPGGTTDAELLEPLKTVEPDTDPSIAYGGTKVASEHAVRTALADRAFIVRPGLITGPGDVKDRFGYWANRISRGGRVPIPPREQPIQHIDVRDLAEWILLAAETGLTGTFDGIGPVTDLGSLLDGIAAAVAPPGTELVPIDAEALNSAGAAHWAGPDSMPLWAPGTHLGFVSRDAAPSLEAGLRIRPLADTARAALETERALGLDRPREAGLSAAAEARVFAEDQDTSAENDSADGL is encoded by the coding sequence ATGAAAATGCTGATTCTGGGCGGCACGCTATTCCTCTCCCGCGAAGTGGCCGCGGCGGCCGTTCGCCACGGCCACGACGTCACCTGCGCCGCGCGCGGCACCAGCGGAACGGTCCCGGCAGGCGCCGCGCTGGTCCCCGTGGACCGGGATGATCCCGACGGGCTGCGCGAACTGGCCGGGGAACCCTTCGACGCGGTCGTCGACGTCGCCACGATGTCCCTGCCCTGGGTGTCGCGGGCGTTGGCGGCCCTCGGCGACGGCACCGCGCACTGGACGTTCGTCTCCTCCATCAACGCGTACGCGGACACCACCACGCCCGGCGGGACGACGGACGCCGAACTGCTGGAGCCCCTGAAGACCGTCGAACCCGACACCGACCCGTCCATCGCCTACGGCGGGACGAAAGTGGCGAGCGAGCACGCGGTGCGCACCGCACTCGCCGATCGGGCGTTCATCGTCCGACCCGGGCTGATCACCGGACCCGGCGACGTGAAGGACCGCTTCGGGTACTGGGCGAACCGGATCAGCCGCGGCGGACGCGTCCCCATCCCGCCGCGCGAGCAGCCGATCCAGCACATCGACGTGCGAGACCTCGCCGAATGGATCCTGCTGGCCGCCGAAACCGGCCTGACCGGCACCTTCGACGGGATCGGGCCGGTCACCGATCTAGGCTCGCTGCTCGACGGGATCGCCGCCGCGGTCGCGCCTCCCGGCACCGAGCTCGTGCCGATCGACGCCGAGGCGCTGAACTCGGCGGGCGCCGCGCACTGGGCGGGGCCGGACTCGATGCCGCTGTGGGCACCGGGCACCCACCTCGGCTTCGTCAGCCGCGACGCCGCCCCCTCGCTCGAAGCCGGGCTGCGGATCCGGCCGCTCGCCGACACCGCGCGGGCCGCGCTGGAGACCGAACGCGCGCTCGGCCTCGACCGGCCGCGCGAAGCAGGGCTCAGCGCGGCGGCCGAAGCGAGGGTGTTCGCGGAAGATCAGGACACCAGCGCCGAGAACGACTCCGCGGACGGGCTCTGA
- a CDS encoding MBL fold metallo-hydrolase — translation MKITHFGHACVLVDTGQARLLIDPGAFSQGFEDVRDLDAVLITHQHFDHYDAERLPGLLDDNPDARLITDPSTVGILVEKGFQPEVARPGDAFELGGSAVNVVGGQHAVIHPDIPVIDNIGLVVDHGGFYHPGDSFHVPEQRIDVLGVPTGAPWLKLSEAVDFLRAVSPRVAVPIHEAVLASPAMHYGMFEQLGPHGTDLAVLDRAEATSL, via the coding sequence ATGAAGATCACTCACTTCGGACACGCGTGCGTGCTGGTGGACACCGGCCAAGCCCGCCTGCTGATCGACCCCGGTGCGTTCTCCCAGGGGTTCGAGGACGTGCGGGACCTGGACGCCGTGCTCATCACGCACCAGCACTTCGACCACTACGACGCCGAGCGCCTGCCCGGACTGCTCGACGACAACCCGGACGCCCGGCTCATCACCGACCCCTCCACGGTGGGGATCCTCGTCGAGAAGGGATTCCAGCCGGAGGTCGCGCGCCCCGGCGACGCGTTCGAACTGGGCGGCTCCGCGGTGAACGTCGTCGGCGGGCAGCACGCCGTGATCCACCCGGACATCCCGGTCATCGACAACATCGGGCTGGTCGTCGACCACGGCGGCTTCTACCACCCCGGGGACTCGTTCCACGTGCCCGAGCAGCGGATCGACGTGCTGGGCGTGCCGACCGGGGCGCCGTGGCTGAAGCTCTCGGAGGCCGTGGACTTCCTGCGCGCCGTCTCACCGCGCGTCGCGGTGCCGATCCACGAGGCGGTGCTGGCCTCGCCCGCGATGCACTACGGCATGTTCGAGCAGCTCGGTCCGCACGGCACCGACCTCGCCGTGCTGGACCGCGCCGAGGCGACGTCGCTGTAG
- a CDS encoding ATPase, which translates to MELDRRGKDMRIRKPSRAVLTTAAIVGVLGIGGAGVALGGAAQEQRPAPASAVGWDDDGPWDDRDDLPAGVPGAGPLPQVDDLDDRDDHLDDRFDDDRDDRFDDDRDDRDDRDDRDDRDDRDDRDDRDDRDDRFDDRDDRDDDRDDHIDDRDDRDDHLDDGDDHLDDGRHDD; encoded by the coding sequence ATGGAACTCGACCGAAGGGGCAAGGACATGAGGATCAGGAAGCCGAGCAGGGCAGTGTTGACCACCGCGGCGATCGTCGGCGTGCTGGGGATCGGCGGCGCGGGTGTCGCGCTGGGCGGCGCGGCGCAGGAACAGCGGCCCGCTCCGGCCTCGGCGGTCGGCTGGGACGACGACGGGCCGTGGGACGACCGCGACGACCTCCCCGCCGGCGTGCCGGGGGCCGGGCCGCTGCCGCAGGTCGACGACCTCGACGACCGCGATGACCACTTGGACGACCGCTTCGACGATGACCGCGACGACCGGTTCGACGACGACCGGGATGATCGCGACGACCGCGACGACCGCGACGACCGCGACGACCGCGACGACCGCGACGACCGCGACGACCGGGATGACCGGTTCGACGACCGCGATGACCGCGACGACGACCGCGATGACCACATTGACGACCGCGACGACCGGGACGACCACCTCGACGACGGCGACGACCACCTCGACGACGGCCGGCACGACGACTGA
- a CDS encoding DUF2334 domain-containing protein, with translation MGTPLIVSLSGLGDRALDHCAEFAAELDLRRVPLTLLVAPRPNGTEPPEPDRPASSWVRTRRRQGDVVALHGFDHAPPAQRLLPRVASAGPTAAVRGAEFAALPAHEAGLRLHAATAALDRLGLRTDLFVPPRWLSSPGTVTALRGRDFTVCADALAVHELSTGRMHRARVHALGPGERVEHWWCRALVLGVGRAARRGRMVRLAVDAADLARPGPRRAVLDSIDLALHHGAEPATYASFADAVVPRQRRAPRLSGRLPNPDPLSS, from the coding sequence GTGGGCACTCCGCTGATCGTCTCCCTGTCCGGGCTCGGAGATCGAGCGCTGGACCACTGCGCCGAGTTCGCCGCCGAGCTGGATCTGCGGCGGGTACCGCTGACCCTGCTCGTCGCCCCGCGCCCCAACGGCACGGAGCCGCCCGAGCCGGATCGGCCCGCGTCGAGCTGGGTGCGGACCCGGCGGCGACAGGGCGACGTGGTGGCACTGCACGGTTTCGACCACGCCCCGCCCGCGCAGCGGCTGCTGCCGAGGGTGGCGTCCGCGGGGCCGACGGCGGCGGTGCGCGGCGCCGAGTTCGCGGCGCTCCCGGCGCACGAGGCGGGGCTGCGGCTGCACGCCGCGACCGCCGCGCTGGACCGGCTCGGCCTGCGCACCGATCTGTTCGTGCCGCCGCGCTGGCTGTCCTCACCGGGCACCGTCACGGCGTTGCGCGGGCGCGATTTCACCGTGTGCGCGGATGCGCTGGCGGTGCACGAGTTGTCCACCGGCCGGATGCACCGGGCTCGGGTCCACGCGTTGGGTCCGGGTGAGCGGGTGGAGCACTGGTGGTGCCGGGCGCTGGTGCTGGGCGTGGGGCGTGCGGCGCGGCGCGGGCGGATGGTGCGGCTCGCGGTGGACGCCGCCGACCTCGCTCGTCCCGGTCCGCGGCGGGCCGTGCTGGATTCGATCGACCTGGCGCTGCACCACGGCGCGGAGCCCGCGACGTACGCGTCGTTCGCCGATGCCGTCGTGCCTCGTCAGCGTCGCGCTCCGCGCTTGAGCGGGCGGCTGCCGAACCCGGATCCGCTGTCGAGCTGA
- a CDS encoding phosphoribosylaminoimidazolesuccinocarboxamide synthase, with translation MVALSDYPQIAAGKVRQLHAVDDEHLLMVASDRISAYDHVLDTPIPDKGRVLTAMSVFWFDLLADVVPNHVVAADDPRIPAEVRGRALLVRRLEMLPVECVARGYLTGSGLVDYRATGAVCGVELPGGLTEASKLPEPIFTPATKAELGSHDENVSFDAVAAEVGRDRAEQLRELTLRVYGRAAEHAESRGVILADTKFEFGLGAEGLVLGDEVLTPDSSRFWPADGHEPGRVQPSFDKQYVRNWLTSPESGWDRAADTPPPPLPEEVVAATRARYVEAYERITGRDLAEWPSPAR, from the coding sequence GTGGTCGCACTCTCCGATTACCCGCAGATCGCCGCGGGCAAGGTTCGCCAGCTGCACGCCGTGGACGACGAACACCTGCTGATGGTGGCGTCGGACCGCATCTCGGCCTACGACCACGTGCTGGACACGCCGATCCCGGACAAGGGCCGGGTGCTCACGGCGATGAGCGTGTTCTGGTTCGACCTGCTGGCCGATGTGGTGCCGAACCACGTCGTCGCCGCCGACGACCCGCGGATCCCCGCCGAGGTGCGCGGCCGCGCGCTGCTGGTGCGCAGGCTGGAGATGCTGCCGGTGGAGTGCGTAGCCCGCGGCTACCTCACCGGTTCCGGCCTGGTCGATTACCGCGCCACGGGCGCGGTGTGCGGCGTGGAACTGCCGGGCGGGTTGACCGAGGCCTCGAAGCTGCCGGAGCCGATCTTCACCCCGGCGACGAAGGCGGAACTGGGCTCGCACGACGAGAACGTCAGCTTCGACGCCGTCGCCGCCGAGGTCGGCCGGGATCGCGCCGAGCAGCTGCGGGAGCTCACGCTGCGGGTGTACGGCCGCGCGGCGGAGCACGCGGAGAGCCGTGGTGTGATCCTCGCCGACACCAAGTTCGAGTTCGGCCTCGGCGCCGAGGGCCTGGTGCTGGGCGATGAGGTCCTCACCCCGGATTCCTCGCGGTTCTGGCCCGCCGACGGCCACGAACCGGGCCGGGTGCAGCCGTCGTTCGACAAGCAGTACGTGCGGAACTGGCTGACCTCGCCGGAGTCCGGTTGGGATCGGGCCGCGGACACGCCTCCGCCGCCGCTGCCGGAGGAGGTCGTCGCCGCCACCCGCGCCCGTTACGTCGAGGCGTACGAGCGGATCACCGGCCGCGACCTCGCGGAGTGGCCGTCGCCTGCTCGATGA